In a single window of the Papaver somniferum cultivar HN1 chromosome 8, ASM357369v1, whole genome shotgun sequence genome:
- the LOC113301287 gene encoding uncharacterized protein LOC113301287 translates to MTGPVTKGEIDSNFFPTKEKILIFCVCPAITKKMNSTVSSSDDDSIGDHQANSVAATENLSLSSASSSTATATLSSVIQVGNDIDLITEILLCLPVKSLLIFKSVSKQWLHLITDRRFVIKHVSRNRNPKIHGLFFEKLNPNSESLYDFILLDGSRIEEEVIFGTNPVVSAEGGGAALFKTLNFADSKQVVKFENGVHIIEKGVRIAQSCNGLAFRRLRFTEVRINLEFIQHRPIFIIQPQDNTKFFLRPLLEMWFGMIVVSRFVASA, encoded by the coding sequence ATGACCGGTCCAGTAACAAAGGGTGAAATTGACAGCAATTTCTTCCctacaaaagagaagattctgatATTTTGCGTTTGTCCTGCTATCACTAAGAAAATGAATTCTACAGTttcttcttctgatgatgattcaattggTGACCATCAGGCAAATTCTGTTGCTGCAACTGAGAATTTATCATTATCATCAGCCTCATCATCAACAGCAACGGCAACCCTTTCTTCTGTTATACAGGTAGGTAATGATATTGATTTGATTACAGAAATTTTATTATGTCTACCTGTAAAATCACTGCTTATATTCAAATCTGTGTCAAAACAATGGTTGCATCTCATTACTGATCGGCGCTTCGTTATTAAGCATGTAAGTCGTAACCGCAACCCTAAAATCCATGGCCTATTCTTTGAAAAACTGAACCCCAATTCTGAAAGTCTATATGATTTTATCCTTCTTGATGGAAGTAGAATTGAAGAGGAGGTGATATTTGGCACTAATCCTGTTGTTTCTGCTGAGGGTGGCGGTGCTGCCCTCTTTAAAACTCTGAATTTTGCAGATTCTAAGCAAGTTGTTAAATTTGAAAATGGTGTCCACATCATTGAAAAGGGTGTCCGAATCGCCCAGTCTTGTAATGGTCTTGCATTTAGGAGATTGAGGTTTACAGAGGTGAGGATAAACCTCGAATTTATACAACACAGACCTATATTTATAATCCAACCACAAGACAATACAAAATTCTTCCTCCGTCCCCTTTTAGAGATGTGGTTCGGGATGATTGTTGTTTCAAGGTTTGTAGCATCAGCTTAG